Proteins encoded in a region of the Bacillus sp. T3 genome:
- the rplU gene encoding 50S ribosomal protein L21, with protein sequence MYAIIETGGKQVKVEAGQAIYIEKLNAEAGETVTFDKVLFVGGENVKVGSPLVAGATVTAKVEKNGRGKKIIVFKYKAKKNYRKKQGHRQPYTKVVIEAINA encoded by the coding sequence ATGTACGCAATTATCGAAACTGGCGGTAAGCAAGTAAAGGTAGAAGCTGGTCAAGCTATCTACATCGAAAAGCTTAACGCAGAAGCAGGCGAAACAGTTACTTTTGATAAAGTTCTTTTCGTAGGCGGAGAAAATGTAAAAGTTGGTAGCCCACTAGTTGCAGGCGCTACAGTTACAGCTAAAGTTGAGAAAAATGGCCGTGGTAAGAAAATCATCGTTTTCAAATACAAAGCGAAGAAAAACTACCGCAAAAAGCAAGGTCATCGTCAGCCATACACTAAAGTTGTTATTGAAGCAATCAACGCGTAA
- a CDS encoding ribosomal-processing cysteine protease Prp: MINITINRTEAGRISSFSMSGHADFARHGEDIVCAGASAVSFGSVNAIEALTGVVPEIEQGNGGFLRCAFPNDLQQEVQEKVQLLLEAMVVSLETIERDYGKHIKITFKK; the protein is encoded by the coding sequence ATGATTAACATTACGATTAATCGTACTGAAGCTGGAAGAATTTCATCCTTTTCAATGAGCGGACATGCCGATTTTGCACGTCACGGCGAAGATATCGTCTGTGCGGGAGCATCTGCAGTTTCCTTTGGTTCCGTTAACGCGATCGAGGCGTTAACTGGAGTTGTTCCAGAAATCGAACAAGGAAATGGCGGCTTTCTCCGATGTGCGTTCCCAAATGACTTACAACAGGAAGTACAAGAGAAGGTTCAATTGCTTCTTGAGGCAATGGTTGTTTCATTAGAAACGATTGAAAGAGATTACGGAAAGCACATAAAAATAACCTTCAAAAAGTAG